One segment of Radiobacillus kanasensis DNA contains the following:
- a CDS encoding DegV family protein, producing the protein MRKIAWITDSTSGLSKDFIEKHNIFVLPMNVIVNDISYREDIDITKDEFYEKLKVHGLGAKTSQPTFGEFVELYEKLKTEYDCGIALHASSELTGTYQSSQSASEMANFPVEVIDSRIGAYPLGKMIDLGIELEQKGQEYEEIVETLRTLPEKAQLYLFPENLEQLRRSGRVSAARSALASIMNIKLMLCFDNGKVVIHDKVRTSKRVRKKMNQIIEEAIEKHKLNELCILHAGVFDQAQQWKLELEKLHAHIKFKIETLVPVAGVHTGYGTLGIAWLAK; encoded by the coding sequence ATGAGAAAAATAGCTTGGATTACAGACAGTACCTCTGGATTGTCAAAAGATTTTATTGAAAAGCATAACATCTTTGTTTTACCAATGAATGTAATAGTCAACGACATATCGTATCGAGAGGATATCGATATTACGAAAGATGAATTTTATGAAAAACTTAAAGTTCACGGGCTAGGGGCGAAAACAAGCCAACCTACCTTTGGCGAATTTGTGGAATTGTATGAGAAGCTAAAGACAGAGTATGATTGCGGAATTGCTCTTCACGCTTCCAGTGAATTAACAGGAACCTATCAGAGCTCTCAAAGCGCATCGGAAATGGCTAATTTTCCGGTGGAGGTGATTGATTCGAGAATTGGAGCTTATCCATTGGGCAAAATGATTGATTTGGGGATTGAATTGGAGCAGAAAGGCCAAGAGTATGAGGAAATTGTGGAGACACTTCGTACTTTACCGGAAAAAGCCCAATTATACTTATTTCCAGAAAACCTAGAGCAATTAAGAAGAAGTGGAAGAGTTAGTGCAGCTAGATCAGCTTTAGCCAGCATTATGAATATAAAATTAATGCTTTGCTTCGACAATGGTAAAGTAGTCATTCATGATAAAGTGAGAACAAGCAAACGAGTTCGAAAAAAAATGAATCAAATTATTGAAGAAGCAATTGAGAAACACAAGCTTAATGAATTGTGTATATTGCATGCCGGTGTGTTTGATCAAGCTCAGCAATGGAAGCTGGAGCTGGAGAAATTGCACGCGCATATAAAATTCAAAATTGAAACGCTTGTACCAGTAGCTGGTGTCCATACTGGATATGGGACATTAGGTATAGCATGGCTAGCAAAGTAA
- a CDS encoding YIEGIA domain-containing protein has translation MSDQILSTEHVVMIVTALLVGTLARAITIKEDFRQYPSYPNGYLIHLVTGFVAAALGAVAIPALMTKNFVAVTFLTLAIQQFRDVRKSERESLKDLENTEFTFRGDAYIDGISKTFEARNYFALVVAFATALTIQLIRTELIWVEVLLGVVAGVVCLFLLRNFSKGKMIGDIADIKEGEVEVKGSELFVDGIYVSNILGSENAAKMFRDEGIAVLLTPKEQHYRVTLDNFGQRQAALFEATRTLGVKRYHFSRKEYEQGRVVITFVPIIRDVPKLIEAMKHTPVLESSKKSHGLMK, from the coding sequence ATGTCAGACCAAATTCTCTCTACAGAACATGTTGTTATGATTGTTACGGCGCTATTAGTAGGGACATTGGCGCGAGCAATCACAATAAAAGAAGACTTCCGACAATACCCAAGTTATCCTAACGGTTATTTAATACATTTAGTAACGGGATTTGTAGCGGCAGCTTTAGGTGCTGTAGCCATTCCAGCCCTCATGACGAAGAACTTTGTTGCTGTTACATTTTTGACCCTTGCGATTCAACAATTTCGAGATGTTCGAAAATCGGAAAGGGAAAGCTTGAAAGATTTAGAGAATACAGAGTTTACGTTTCGCGGTGATGCTTATATTGATGGTATTTCCAAAACATTTGAAGCACGTAATTACTTTGCTTTAGTGGTTGCCTTCGCAACGGCATTAACAATCCAGCTCATACGAACAGAACTAATATGGGTAGAAGTTTTACTAGGAGTAGTAGCAGGTGTGGTCTGTTTATTCCTTTTAAGAAACTTTTCAAAAGGGAAAATGATAGGAGACATAGCAGATATAAAAGAAGGAGAAGTTGAAGTAAAAGGCTCCGAGCTTTTTGTAGACGGCATTTATGTATCTAACATTTTAGGGAGTGAGAATGCTGCAAAGATGTTTCGGGATGAGGGAATCGCAGTTTTATTAACTCCGAAAGAGCAACATTACCGTGTTACTTTAGACAACTTTGGGCAAAGGCAGGCTGCATTATTTGAAGCAACGCGTACCTTAGGTGTGAAAAGATATCATTTTAGTAGGAAGGAATATGAACAGGGCAGAGTTGTCATAACATTTGTTCCTATCATTCGAGATGTTCCAAAGTTAATAGAAGCAATGAAACATACCCCTGTTTTGGAAAGCTCCAAAAAAAGTCATGGTTTAATGAAGTAA
- a CDS encoding GNAT family N-acetyltransferase produces MFTHKVDEDLALKLVEPQDAPRIFELIEQSREYLRQWLPWLDVTTKVSDTRVFIKGTRAHYIENKGMTTAILYKDEIVGIAGFNELDWVNRTALIGYWLGKPYTGKGIMTKVVKALVNVAVYELKMNRIDIRIATNNYKSLSIPKRLGFTEEGILRQAEWLYDHYVDHIVYSMLADQWESIEKEG; encoded by the coding sequence ATGTTTACTCACAAGGTTGATGAGGATCTGGCTTTAAAGTTGGTAGAGCCACAGGATGCTCCCCGAATTTTTGAGTTAATCGAACAATCTAGAGAGTATCTTAGACAGTGGTTACCTTGGTTAGACGTGACGACGAAGGTATCGGATACAAGAGTATTTATTAAAGGAACCAGAGCTCATTATATTGAAAACAAAGGAATGACAACTGCGATTCTATATAAAGATGAAATCGTGGGTATAGCTGGTTTTAATGAATTAGATTGGGTAAACCGGACAGCTCTTATTGGGTACTGGCTAGGAAAGCCCTACACGGGCAAAGGGATTATGACAAAGGTCGTAAAGGCATTAGTGAACGTAGCTGTTTATGAACTAAAAATGAATCGAATCGATATAAGAATAGCGACCAATAATTACAAGAGCCTCTCCATTCCAAAAAGATTAGGGTTTACGGAAGAGGGGATATTGCGGCAAGCAGAGTGGTTATACGATCATTATGTGGACCACATTGTATATAGCATGCTAGCTGATCAGTGGGAAAGTATAGAGAAAGAGGGTTAG
- a CDS encoding ATP-binding protein → MAETKGREIRVSQDSLSKGGHILYTYSDHEKYLRNAANFIEEGILLGHGIVFVEHKHNQEKIWHRLVENGITEQQLDTIIYKDIDEFYFDTADKTFHNFFEITRTSGNYHFVRTWGLVVPTIMGYEELCTYERESDNYVRDKHIISVCAYDATNLPTDVCVRLLESHDYYMTDNQIVPTQIYQTSNSVIPSIADQINLEKSAEEDLVRSEQLSFAGQLAAGICHEIRNPLTTIKGFFQFIKEMDRKEEKYFDVIHEELSRIEKITTELLLLAKPDSESRSKQNLVKLVEDVQVLLNTQAVLKEISIHTIFQEEELMIDCDPAKIKQVLINLIKNAIEVMDRGTITVTAKRTGNMALLTIVDEGPGMSQEHIQKIGEPFFTTKEKGTGLGLIICLNIIRNHNGKMKIESELGEGTTFKVSLPLV, encoded by the coding sequence ATGGCAGAAACTAAAGGAAGAGAAATAAGAGTATCTCAAGATAGCCTTTCGAAAGGCGGCCATATTCTATATACATACAGTGATCATGAAAAGTACCTTCGCAATGCCGCCAATTTTATTGAAGAAGGAATACTACTTGGCCATGGAATTGTTTTCGTAGAACACAAACATAATCAAGAGAAAATTTGGCATCGATTAGTAGAGAACGGAATCACGGAACAACAATTAGATACTATTATTTATAAAGATATTGATGAATTCTATTTTGACACGGCGGACAAAACTTTCCATAATTTTTTTGAGATAACTCGAACGTCTGGAAATTATCATTTTGTTCGAACATGGGGATTAGTTGTTCCTACTATAATGGGGTATGAGGAATTATGTACGTATGAGCGGGAAAGTGACAACTATGTGAGAGATAAACATATTATTTCGGTATGTGCTTACGACGCTACCAATCTTCCTACGGATGTATGTGTAAGATTATTAGAATCCCATGATTATTACATGACAGATAATCAGATTGTTCCAACTCAAATCTATCAAACGAGTAACTCGGTAATCCCTTCTATTGCAGATCAAATAAATTTAGAGAAATCAGCAGAGGAAGATTTAGTGCGATCTGAACAACTATCGTTTGCTGGTCAGCTTGCAGCAGGAATTTGTCATGAGATCCGGAATCCCTTAACAACGATAAAGGGCTTTTTTCAATTCATAAAGGAAATGGACCGAAAAGAAGAGAAGTATTTTGATGTGATTCATGAGGAATTAAGTCGAATTGAAAAGATTACGACGGAATTGCTGCTACTTGCAAAACCTGATTCCGAATCGAGGTCCAAACAAAATCTTGTGAAGCTTGTGGAAGATGTTCAAGTTCTATTAAATACCCAAGCTGTTTTAAAAGAGATTTCTATTCATACAATCTTTCAAGAGGAAGAGCTTATGATAGATTGTGATCCGGCGAAGATTAAGCAAGTCCTTATCAATCTTATTAAAAATGCAATTGAAGTTATGGATCGTGGAACGATTACCGTGACCGCTAAGCGTACAGGAAATATGGCCCTTTTAACGATAGTTGATGAAGGACCGGGGATGTCACAGGAGCATATTCAGAAGATCGGAGAGCCCTTCTTTACGACGAAAGAAAAAGGTACAGGCTTAGGGCTGATTATTTGTTTAAACATCATTAGAAATCACAATGGAAAAATGAAAATTGAAAGTGAATTAGGTGAAGGAACAACTTTTAAAGTTTCCTTGCCATTAGTTTGA
- a CDS encoding VOC family protein — translation MNRINLIALGVRDMKASVSFYRDGLGFSTSETSDSPSIVFFNNAGTKLELYPLDLLAKDINEENPPEVRQGFTGITLAYNAKSEKEVDDVIQQAERAGGKIEKKPQHVFWGGYSGYFSDPDGYMWEVAFSEHWKFDENDMLIIE, via the coding sequence ATGAATCGAATAAATTTAATAGCTTTAGGTGTACGTGATATGAAGGCTTCTGTTTCCTTTTACCGAGATGGGCTGGGATTTTCAACCTCTGAAACTTCAGACAGCCCTTCGATTGTCTTTTTTAATAATGCCGGTACGAAGTTAGAATTGTACCCGTTAGACTTGCTCGCAAAGGACATTAATGAAGAAAATCCACCAGAAGTTCGTCAAGGCTTTACAGGAATTACGCTTGCCTATAATGCAAAGTCGGAGAAAGAGGTGGATGATGTCATCCAGCAAGCAGAAAGAGCAGGAGGCAAGATTGAGAAAAAGCCTCAGCATGTTTTCTGGGGTGGATATAGTGGATATTTCTCTGATCCAGATGGATATATGTGGGAAGTTGCTTTTTCCGAACACTGGAAGTTCGATGAAAACGACATGTTAATCATTGAATAG
- a CDS encoding M42 family metallopeptidase: MKKGESKVSTYPNVEETKQLIKELVSIPSPSGNTNRVISFVESYLNELHVQTKRNRKGGLIATLPGKNEDEHRMLTAHVDTLGAMVKEIKTNGRLRLDLIGGFRYNSIEGEYCEIETASGDIITGTILMHQTSVHVYKNAGEAERNQVNMEVRIDAKAESAEDVRNLGIEVGDFVSFDPRVQLTENGFIKSRHLDDKASVGILLQLIKRIKDEDIILPYTTHFLISNNEEIGYGGNSNITPETVEYLAVDMGAMGDGQSTDEYTVSICVKDSSGPYHYGLRKHLVELATKHDIGYKLDIYPFYGSDASAAIRAGYDIVHGLIGPGIDSSHAFERTHESSIMQTENLLYQYIQSPLVSY; this comes from the coding sequence ATGAAGAAAGGGGAAAGTAAAGTGAGTACATATCCGAATGTGGAAGAAACGAAACAACTTATTAAGGAACTTGTTTCGATTCCAAGTCCTTCTGGGAATACGAACCGAGTCATTTCATTTGTAGAATCTTATTTAAACGAATTGCACGTGCAGACGAAACGAAATCGCAAAGGTGGGTTGATTGCCACTCTTCCTGGGAAAAATGAAGATGAGCACCGAATGCTAACCGCACACGTTGATACCCTTGGCGCTATGGTAAAGGAAATTAAAACGAACGGTCGTCTTCGTCTCGACTTAATTGGAGGGTTCCGTTACAACTCGATTGAAGGGGAATATTGTGAAATAGAAACTGCATCAGGGGATATTATTACGGGAACGATATTGATGCATCAAACTTCTGTCCATGTATATAAAAATGCTGGAGAAGCGGAACGAAATCAAGTGAATATGGAGGTTCGTATCGATGCCAAAGCTGAAAGTGCGGAGGACGTACGAAACCTTGGAATTGAAGTTGGAGATTTTGTTTCGTTCGATCCAAGAGTCCAACTGACTGAGAATGGCTTCATTAAGTCACGACATTTGGACGATAAGGCAAGTGTTGGTATTTTACTTCAGCTTATTAAAAGAATAAAAGATGAAGATATTATTTTACCGTACACAACCCATTTCCTCATTTCTAATAACGAAGAAATTGGCTATGGAGGAAATTCAAATATAACGCCAGAGACAGTCGAATATCTTGCTGTCGATATGGGAGCGATGGGAGATGGACAATCAACGGATGAATATACGGTTTCCATCTGTGTGAAGGATTCAAGTGGTCCCTATCATTATGGCTTAAGAAAGCATCTTGTGGAATTGGCCACGAAGCATGATATTGGCTATAAGCTTGATATCTATCCTTTCTATGGATCAGATGCTTCCGCAGCTATTCGAGCTGGTTATGATATCGTACACGGTCTAATAGGTCCTGGAATTGATTCTTCCCATGCTTTTGAACGGACCCACGAATCTTCTATCATGCAAACAGAAAATCTGTTGTATCAGTACATCCAATCTCCGTTAGTTTCCTACTAA
- a CDS encoding YetF domain-containing protein: MSVLELFVRLGIAFVTLLALTRLMGRKEISQMTFFNFVSAISIGTIGGSLVTNNTLSISNGFLALAGWAVFTIVMGWIDIKSSKVRQVIEGQPRIVIKQGQIMEKEMREVRLDIDALNTMLRQKNVFSIKDVEYAIFETNGKLSVMNKEGQLPATKSDMNRDITKVPAYPMSTELVSDGKVNYANLNKLNMDEDWLQGELQKAGASDVTDVFYAEIQKDGSLFVDLNQDTLH, translated from the coding sequence ATGAGTGTATTAGAATTATTCGTTCGATTAGGAATTGCATTTGTAACGTTATTAGCCTTAACAAGATTGATGGGCAGGAAAGAAATTAGTCAAATGACTTTTTTTAATTTTGTTTCCGCCATCTCTATTGGAACAATTGGAGGCTCTCTAGTTACGAACAACACTTTATCTATTAGTAATGGTTTTCTCGCATTAGCTGGTTGGGCTGTTTTTACGATCGTAATGGGCTGGATTGATATTAAATCTAGCAAAGTGAGACAAGTGATTGAGGGTCAACCCCGGATTGTCATTAAACAGGGACAGATCATGGAAAAGGAAATGCGTGAAGTTCGTTTAGATATTGATGCTCTAAACACCATGCTTAGACAGAAAAACGTATTCTCAATTAAAGATGTGGAATACGCCATTTTTGAGACGAACGGAAAATTGTCTGTCATGAATAAGGAAGGGCAACTACCCGCCACTAAATCCGATATGAATCGAGATATCACAAAGGTCCCTGCTTATCCTATGTCCACAGAGCTCGTCTCTGATGGGAAAGTCAATTATGCGAATCTTAACAAATTAAATATGGACGAAGACTGGTTACAAGGAGAATTGCAAAAAGCCGGTGCCTCCGATGTAACAGATGTTTTCTATGCAGAAATTCAAAAGGATGGTTCCCTTTTTGTTGATCTTAATCAAGACACCCTTCACTAA
- a CDS encoding phosphotransferase enzyme family protein, with amino-acid sequence MEKTVEKIFTEEVMQFFNEKFLLNGDHKKLGDFENYVFEVYQNESPYILRLTHSSHRSQEQLNSEVDWVNYLFDSGLKVPKAHPSIDGNLVESLLVDDGSSFHASLFNKAEGKQVRFSDPDFSEKLFYKWGQTIGRMHKATKLYEPATSIQKRPKWDEDDLLEVDRYIADDEVIERVHQFLKDLNEIPITPENFGLIHNDIHSGNFFYDGDTIQVFDFDDSCYLWFASDIAIPLYYSILGRFPKEKQEEKINFAKTFLHAFVEGYQTSSSLPENWDKHLPLLLRLRDITLFTVLHKKIAEEDRDKQVQNLLVELRARIVKQEPIVNIEEIL; translated from the coding sequence ATGGAAAAGACTGTTGAGAAGATATTTACAGAAGAAGTTATGCAATTTTTTAATGAAAAATTTCTGTTAAATGGGGACCACAAAAAGCTAGGAGATTTTGAAAACTACGTGTTTGAAGTCTATCAAAACGAAAGTCCATACATATTACGTCTAACACATAGCTCTCATAGATCCCAGGAGCAACTAAATTCTGAGGTAGATTGGGTCAACTATCTATTTGATAGTGGCCTAAAAGTACCAAAAGCACATCCTTCTATCGATGGTAATCTCGTCGAGAGCTTATTAGTAGATGATGGGTCTAGTTTTCATGCTAGTCTATTTAATAAGGCTGAAGGGAAACAAGTTCGTTTTTCAGATCCCGATTTTTCCGAAAAGCTATTCTATAAATGGGGTCAAACCATTGGGAGAATGCATAAAGCTACTAAGCTCTATGAACCAGCCACTAGTATCCAAAAACGGCCAAAATGGGATGAGGATGACTTGCTGGAAGTAGATCGATATATTGCTGATGATGAGGTTATAGAACGTGTCCATCAGTTTTTAAAGGACTTAAATGAGATCCCGATAACTCCTGAAAACTTTGGATTAATTCACAATGATATTCACTCTGGGAACTTCTTTTATGATGGAGATACGATACAGGTGTTTGATTTTGATGACAGCTGTTACCTATGGTTTGCGTCTGATATTGCTATTCCACTCTATTATTCCATACTAGGTCGATTCCCTAAGGAGAAGCAGGAAGAAAAAATTAATTTTGCAAAGACATTTTTACATGCTTTTGTAGAAGGATATCAAACTAGCAGTTCCCTTCCTGAGAACTGGGACAAGCATTTGCCACTGTTATTACGATTAAGAGATATAACCCTCTTTACTGTTCTTCACAAAAAAATTGCAGAAGAAGATCGAGATAAACAGGTACAAAATCTTTTAGTTGAGCTAAGAGCTAGAATTGTAAAGCAGGAACCGATTGTAAATATAGAAGAAATTTTATAG
- a CDS encoding DoxX family membrane protein, which translates to MIRKFLSLGLIVLVCLSPLAIYGHVKWFATKPPVKIPIEDILSPLFLTVSLLIAVLLAVLTQVIPLLMHIPIFKKINDALEGLRKYSRYILKYGTAGSLIIQVLSGTMFAPDFAIDHTWQTLVMWFIIIGLLIPHHIATKAAAIVMLGLFATLWVDYGWFYMLDYGFYVAIIGVLLLWNTKLENWGFPFLYLGTGLSLCWVAVEKWVYPSMTIEIIEHHGVPTFGFDPSVFIVLAAFIEFVVGYLLVVGILNRVLAIVVTVIFILTTMIFGMTEIIGHAMIHIILIIFVIEGVSFYYPPIKIHRTKLDQMVFVFLNFLFVLSTFILIYYRFG; encoded by the coding sequence ATGATTAGAAAATTCTTAAGCCTAGGTTTGATTGTGCTTGTTTGCCTATCTCCTTTGGCTATATATGGCCATGTAAAATGGTTCGCTACAAAACCACCAGTAAAAATCCCGATTGAAGACATCTTATCTCCATTATTTTTAACTGTATCTTTACTTATTGCCGTTTTATTAGCGGTTCTCACACAAGTTATCCCGTTATTAATGCATATCCCTATTTTTAAAAAGATAAATGACGCATTGGAAGGTCTGCGCAAATATTCTCGTTATATTCTAAAGTACGGAACAGCAGGTTCCCTAATTATTCAAGTACTCTCTGGAACGATGTTTGCTCCAGATTTTGCTATCGATCATACGTGGCAGACACTCGTTATGTGGTTCATTATTATTGGATTATTAATTCCACATCATATTGCCACAAAAGCAGCAGCCATTGTTATGCTCGGTTTATTTGCCACACTTTGGGTGGATTATGGCTGGTTTTACATGCTTGATTATGGTTTTTATGTCGCCATTATTGGGGTGCTCCTATTATGGAATACAAAGCTGGAAAATTGGGGCTTTCCATTCCTATACCTTGGAACAGGGCTTAGTCTATGCTGGGTGGCTGTTGAAAAATGGGTATATCCCTCTATGACTATTGAGATCATTGAACATCATGGTGTTCCGACTTTTGGCTTTGATCCAAGTGTGTTCATCGTATTGGCTGCTTTCATTGAGTTTGTTGTGGGGTATTTACTTGTTGTAGGAATCCTAAATCGTGTGTTGGCTATTGTGGTGACTGTTATATTTATTTTGACGACAATGATTTTCGGAATGACAGAGATTATTGGACATGCGATGATACACATCATCTTAATTATTTTTGTTATTGAAGGAGTTTCCTTTTATTATCCGCCAATCAAAATCCATCGAACTAAATTAGATCAAATGGTCTTTGTTTTCCTTAATTTCTTGTTTGTGCTTAGTACCTTTATTCTCATTTATTATCGGTTTGGATAA
- a CDS encoding hemolysin family protein, which yields MDILNLFLLILLIALTGFFVATEFSIIRVRSSRIEQLITEGKKGANAAKVVVNHLDEYLSACQLGITVTALGLGWIGEPTVEALLHPLFEALHLNASITHILSFSIAFAAVTFLHVVVGELAPKTVAIQKSETVTLLFSKPIIIFYKVMFPFIWMLNGSAQLLVRLFGMKPASEHDVVHSEEELRYLLSESYKSGEINKNELKYVNNIFEFDERLAKEIMVPRTEIVTVSVTDSEQDILSIIHSEHYTRYPVVDGDKDHIIGLINIKEFLTRKMVHSEEFQLEKFIKPAIQVIETIPIHDLLVRMQKERTHMAILIDEYGGTSGIVTVEDILEEIVGEIRDEFDIDEIAEIRKLKDGHYLLDAKVLISQVNDLLGMDLAEDGVDTIGGWFMTQNMDVDANTEMEYEGYTFKVIEIDGHHILYLEVIHNERT from the coding sequence TTGGATATCTTGAACCTTTTTTTATTAATTTTATTAATCGCATTAACCGGTTTTTTTGTGGCAACCGAATTTTCTATCATTCGTGTTAGATCTTCAAGAATTGAGCAATTGATTACGGAAGGCAAAAAAGGGGCGAATGCTGCTAAGGTTGTAGTCAATCACTTGGATGAATATCTTTCTGCCTGTCAGTTAGGGATAACGGTTACGGCATTGGGATTAGGGTGGATTGGAGAACCGACAGTCGAAGCACTTCTTCATCCGCTATTTGAGGCGCTACATCTCAATGCGTCCATCACACATATTTTGTCTTTCAGTATTGCTTTTGCCGCCGTTACATTTTTACATGTGGTGGTTGGGGAGTTAGCTCCAAAGACGGTTGCGATTCAAAAATCAGAGACCGTTACTTTACTATTTTCTAAACCAATTATTATTTTCTATAAGGTCATGTTTCCATTTATCTGGATGCTGAATGGATCTGCTCAATTATTAGTACGTCTGTTTGGTATGAAGCCAGCTTCTGAGCATGATGTCGTTCATTCGGAGGAAGAGCTCCGATATCTTCTTTCTGAGAGCTACAAAAGTGGGGAAATCAATAAAAATGAGCTTAAATATGTTAACAATATCTTTGAATTTGATGAACGTTTAGCCAAAGAAATCATGGTTCCACGAACCGAGATAGTTACAGTGTCTGTTACCGATTCCGAACAGGATATTTTATCGATTATCCATTCTGAGCATTATACGAGATACCCAGTCGTAGACGGGGATAAAGACCATATCATCGGTCTTATTAATATTAAAGAATTTTTAACAAGAAAAATGGTACATTCTGAAGAGTTTCAATTAGAAAAATTTATTAAGCCAGCCATACAAGTGATTGAAACCATTCCAATCCATGATTTATTAGTTCGTATGCAAAAGGAGCGAACTCATATGGCCATCCTTATTGATGAATACGGTGGAACTTCTGGTATTGTGACGGTAGAGGATATACTAGAGGAAATCGTCGGAGAAATTAGGGATGAATTTGATATTGATGAGATTGCCGAGATTAGAAAGCTCAAGGATGGTCACTACTTACTAGATGCCAAAGTATTAATAAGCCAAGTGAATGATTTGTTAGGGATGGACCTTGCGGAGGATGGCGTTGATACAATTGGTGGTTGGTTTATGACTCAGAATATGGACGTGGACGCGAATACAGAAATGGAATATGAAGGCTATACATTTAAAGTGATTGAAATAGATGGACACCACATTCTTTATTTAGAGGTCATCCATAATGAAAGGACATAA
- a CDS encoding metallophosphoesterase family protein produces MKIIVVSDTHIPKRGSMIPDLLDQEEKKADLLIHAGDWQTTEVLRYFQKHIEVVGVAGNVDEPSLIDELGWRKLIHCNGVQIGVIHGHGKGKTTEKRAYEAFKDEAVDIIIFGHSHIPVKNVINGVTMFNPGSATDKRRQKQFSFGKIIIEEEVSIEHIFYESKKGPDIMS; encoded by the coding sequence ATGAAAATTATCGTTGTATCAGATACCCATATTCCAAAGCGAGGTTCTATGATTCCTGATCTACTAGATCAGGAGGAAAAAAAAGCGGACTTGCTCATTCATGCCGGTGATTGGCAAACTACAGAGGTCCTCCGATATTTTCAAAAGCACATAGAAGTTGTTGGTGTTGCAGGCAACGTGGATGAACCAAGCCTTATCGATGAACTCGGATGGCGAAAGCTGATTCATTGCAACGGTGTCCAAATTGGTGTAATTCACGGACATGGAAAAGGAAAAACAACAGAGAAAAGAGCCTATGAAGCCTTCAAGGACGAGGCTGTCGATATTATTATTTTTGGCCATTCTCATATTCCAGTAAAAAACGTCATAAACGGTGTCACCATGTTTAATCCTGGATCGGCTACGGATAAACGGAGACAAAAGCAGTTTTCATTTGGGAAAATCATCATTGAAGAAGAAGTAAGCATCGAGCATATTTTTTACGAAAGTAAAAAAGGGCCAGACATCATGTCATAG
- a CDS encoding asparagine synthase: METREGMIPTALGTAVTATGYAMKQKKGSNKMVANTIFGFGLAHVVLGTIDLVKNRK, from the coding sequence ATGGAAACAAGAGAAGGTATGATTCCAACTGCGTTAGGTACTGCAGTTACAGCTACTGGATATGCCATGAAGCAAAAAAAGGGATCTAATAAAATGGTTGCCAATACGATATTTGGGTTTGGACTAGCTCACGTTGTTCTTGGAACGATTGACCTAGTTAAGAACCGTAAATAA
- a CDS encoding capping complex subunit for YIEGIA, with translation MGRESSQKPGYEIIAYITQHKERVLGGTSLSLFASDEDQLNSMTSDIAKAMKADVVRMKNGDYLVIRV, from the coding sequence ATGGGTAGAGAATCAAGTCAAAAGCCAGGTTATGAAATAATAGCTTATATTACCCAACATAAAGAAAGGGTTCTTGGTGGTACTTCCTTATCCTTGTTTGCTTCGGATGAGGATCAACTGAATTCGATGACATCGGATATTGCTAAAGCGATGAAGGCGGATGTTGTAAGGATGAAAAATGGTGATTACTTAGTAATACGTGTATAG